A part of Rhinolophus ferrumequinum isolate MPI-CBG mRhiFer1 chromosome 11, mRhiFer1_v1.p, whole genome shotgun sequence genomic DNA contains:
- the LOC117030436 gene encoding NADH-cytochrome b5 reductase 2, which produces MFGVSFRDPSLFLAITILGVTVLLLALKNMNSRRRHLITLKDPNTKYPLPLIEKEQISHNTQRFRFGLPSPDHVLGLPVGNYVHLLAKIDGVLVVRAYTPVSSDDDRGFVDFIIKIYFKNVHPSYPEGGKMTQYLENMKIGDTILFQGPCGHLFYHGQGKFSTKAYKMSEPEEKLVHQLGMIAGGTGITPMLQLIRHIIKNPSDRTRMSLIFANQTEADILMRKELEEIARTHPDQFNLWYTLDRPPAGWKYSSGFITADMIKEHLPSPGKFTLMLVCGPPPLIQRAAHPNLENLGYTKDMIFTY; this is translated from the exons ATGTTCGGCGTCTCGTTCCGG GACCCGTCCCTGTTCCTTGCCATCACCATCCTTGGGGTAACAGTTCTTCTGTTGGCCCTGAAGAACATGAACTCAAGGAGAAGACATCTTATCACTTTAAAGGACCCTAATACCAAGTACCCGCTACCCTTGATTGAGAAAGAG caAATCAGCCACAACACCCAGAGGTTCCGTTTTGGACTGCCCTCACCAGATCATGTCTTAGGGCTTCCTGTAG GTAACTACGTCCATCTCTTGGCCAAAATTGATGGTGTTCTGGTGGTCCGGGCTTACACGCCTGTGTCCAGTGACGATGATCGGGGCTTTGTGGACTTCATTATAAAG ATCTACTTCAAAAATGTACACCCTAGttatccagaaggagggaagatgaCTCAGTActtggaaaacatgaaaattggGGACACCATCCTTTTTCAAGGGCCATGCGGGCACCTGTTCTATCATGGACAAG GGAAATTTTCAACCAAAGCATACAAAATGAGTGAGCCTGAAGAAAAACTGGTCCATCAACTGGGAATGATTGCTGGGGGCACAG GGATCACACCCATGCTGCAGCTCATTCGCCACATCATCAAGAACCCCAGTGACAGGACCAGGATGTCCCTCATCTTTGCCAACCAG ACAGAGGCGGATATCTTGATGAGAAAGGAGCTTGAAGAAATTGCCAGAACTCACCCAGACCAGTTCAACTTGTGGTACACCCTGGACAGGCCTCCTGCTG GCTGGAAGTACAGCTCAGGCTTCATCACCGCTGACATGATCAAGGAGCACCTCCCTTCTCCTGGGAAGTTCACACTCATGCTGGTGTGTGGCCCACCTCCCCTGATCCAGAGAGCCGCTCACCCGAACCTGGAGAACCTGGGTTACACCAAGGACATGATTTTCACCTATTAA